A DNA window from Novosphingobium sp. RL4 contains the following coding sequences:
- the dnaG gene encoding DNA primase: protein MLTPQWLDQLRARTTLSALIGRSTRLQKAGREFKACCPFHNEKSPSFTVNDEKGFYHCFGCGAHGDAIRWMTDHQGLSFMDAVKELAAEAGMDVPAPDPRAAKAAEKRDTLYDVMAAAQAWFVQNLTAPGGAAAKAYLATRGFDAHTLQRFGFGFAPEGRQAMKEALGRFPEDMLVEAGLRIEVENRDPYDRFRGRLMLPIEDARGRVIAFGGRILAKDKTDAPKYLNSPDTPLFDKGRTLYNLHRAAPAARQSGRMVVVEGYMDVIALAAAGFGECVAPLGTALTEQQIEMLWRHVETPILCFDGDAAGQRAAMRAVTRALPLLRPAHSLRIVRLPEGLDPDDLIRQRGARAMGDLLGEARSLVEVLWEAERDAQPLITPEDKAGLKARLMAHVDAIQNPDIASLYRRELQDRYSEFAFPKRENRWQQQDRPAFRPGQRGNQKGRWTPQPESSPESLERLRKAIGGGARDALSAAVVAGLIQWPAQIRRHAEALARTPGLDPRFGLLLDCCDTNEALESTRLATILVENGLEIPGTAEYSGLRFGFLNSGTGADQAAEDLAQAIDLLVERPVLDAALAQATARFESELSDEAFADQQRLLKRKLEFDSRLRQMATRQAASS from the coding sequence GTGCTTACCCCTCAATGGCTTGACCAGCTCCGCGCCCGGACGACGCTTTCGGCGCTGATCGGTCGCTCCACGCGCCTTCAGAAGGCGGGGCGTGAGTTCAAGGCCTGCTGCCCCTTCCACAACGAGAAGTCTCCAAGCTTTACCGTCAACGACGAAAAAGGCTTCTATCACTGCTTCGGCTGCGGCGCACATGGAGATGCGATCCGCTGGATGACAGACCATCAGGGCCTGTCGTTCATGGACGCGGTCAAGGAACTCGCGGCCGAAGCGGGGATGGATGTGCCAGCGCCCGATCCGCGCGCAGCCAAGGCGGCCGAAAAGCGCGACACGCTTTACGACGTGATGGCGGCGGCACAGGCGTGGTTCGTGCAGAACCTGACCGCGCCCGGCGGCGCGGCGGCAAAAGCCTATCTCGCAACGCGCGGCTTCGACGCTCATACCCTCCAGCGCTTCGGCTTCGGCTTCGCGCCCGAGGGACGGCAGGCGATGAAGGAAGCCCTGGGCCGCTTCCCCGAGGACATGCTCGTCGAGGCAGGCCTGCGCATCGAGGTCGAGAACCGCGACCCTTACGACCGTTTCCGCGGCCGGCTCATGCTGCCGATCGAGGATGCGCGCGGCCGTGTCATCGCCTTTGGCGGGCGCATCCTCGCCAAGGACAAGACGGATGCGCCCAAGTACCTGAACTCCCCGGATACGCCGCTTTTCGACAAGGGCCGCACCCTCTACAATCTGCACCGCGCCGCGCCGGCCGCCCGCCAGTCGGGGCGGATGGTGGTGGTCGAGGGCTACATGGATGTGATCGCGCTGGCCGCAGCAGGCTTCGGCGAATGCGTCGCCCCGCTTGGCACCGCACTCACCGAGCAACAGATCGAGATGCTCTGGCGCCATGTCGAAACGCCGATCCTGTGCTTCGACGGCGACGCCGCCGGCCAGCGCGCAGCCATGCGCGCCGTCACCCGCGCCCTGCCCCTGCTCCGCCCTGCCCATAGCCTGCGAATCGTTCGCCTGCCCGAGGGGCTCGACCCAGACGACCTCATCAGGCAGCGCGGCGCCCGAGCCATGGGAGACCTGCTCGGCGAAGCCCGCAGTCTTGTCGAAGTGCTGTGGGAAGCGGAACGCGATGCCCAGCCGCTTATCACACCGGAAGACAAGGCCGGCCTCAAGGCCCGGCTCATGGCCCATGTCGATGCGATCCAGAACCCCGATATCGCCAGCCTTTACAGGCGCGAACTGCAGGACCGCTATTCCGAATTCGCCTTCCCGAAGCGGGAGAACCGCTGGCAGCAACAGGATCGCCCCGCATTCCGCCCCGGCCAACGCGGAAACCAGAAAGGGCGATGGACGCCGCAGCCCGAATCGAGCCCCGAATCCCTCGAACGCCTCCGCAAGGCCATCGGCGGCGGCGCGCGCGATGCATTGTCGGCGGCAGTCGTGGCCGGGCTGATCCAGTGGCCGGCACAGATCAGGCGTCACGCCGAAGCCCTCGCGCGGACCCCCGGCCTCGATCCGCGCTTCGGTTTGCTGCTCGATTGCTGCGACACGAACGAAGCGCTTGAAAGCACCCGTTTGGCCACCATATTGGTCGAGAATGGCCTGGAGATCCCCGGCACCGCAGAATACTCAGGATTGCGCTTCGGTTTCCTCAATTCCGGAACAGGCGCGGATCAGGCGGCAGAGGATTTGGCCCAGGCAATTGATCTCCTGGTGGAGCGTCCGGTTCTGGATGCCGCTCTGGCGCAAGCGACGGCACGGTTCGAAAGCGAGTTGTCTGACGAGGCTTTTGCCGATCAACAGCGGCTACTCAAGAGAAAGCTGGAATTTGACAGTCGCCTCAGGCAAATGGCGACAAGACAGGCGGCTTCTTCCTGA
- a CDS encoding GatB/YqeY domain-containing protein, with translation MLRDSIKAAQITAMKAGDKPRLAAVRLILAKIKDRDIELRTADSLPDDDAMIIDVLQKMVKQRRESIQLFEEGGRPEKAAEEKAELDVIETFLPAQLSEEETKALIDAIKAEVGAESMKDMGKVVAALKARHGSQLDMGKASGWVKAALA, from the coding sequence ATGCTTCGTGATTCGATCAAGGCCGCCCAGATCACTGCGATGAAAGCGGGCGACAAGCCGCGCCTTGCAGCGGTTCGCCTCATCCTTGCCAAGATCAAGGACCGCGACATCGAACTGCGCACCGCCGATTCCCTCCCGGACGACGATGCCATGATCATCGACGTGCTCCAGAAAATGGTGAAGCAGCGCCGCGAATCGATCCAGCTCTTCGAAGAAGGCGGCCGCCCCGAGAAGGCCGCCGAAGAGAAGGCCGAACTGGACGTGATCGAGACCTTCCTGCCCGCCCAGCTCTCCGAGGAAGAGACCAAGGCCCTGATCGACGCCATCAAGGCCGAAGTCGGCGCCGAGAGCATGAAGGACATGGGCAAGGTCGTCGCCGCGCTCAAGGCCCGCCACGGCTCGCAGCTCGACATGGGCAAGGCTTCGGGCTGGGTGAAGGCGGCGCTGGCCTGA